One Pseudomonas entomophila genomic window carries:
- a CDS encoding chemotaxis protein, with amino-acid sequence MATQKARADSLSLLLFTLRSGKLMAINLLKVSEIIPCPPLTKLPEAHPHVKGVATLRGNSLSVIDLSRAIGEMPLADPDGGCLIVTEISRSRQGLHVQAVSRIVHCLSTDIKPPPFGSGNRSFITGVTRVDNTLVQVLDIEKVIHGIAPPPHEPHPGEVSEEDASLLAAANILVVDDSQVALQQSVHTLRNLGIECHTARSAKDAINVLLELQGTDKEINIIVSDIEMSEMDGFAFTRTLRETPDFQHLYILLHTSLDSAMSGDKAKLAGANAILTKFSSPELTNCLVTAARAVVFEER; translated from the coding sequence ATGGCCACGCAAAAAGCCCGCGCGGACTCGTTGTCCCTGCTGCTGTTCACCCTGCGCAGCGGCAAGCTGATGGCAATCAACCTGCTCAAGGTCAGCGAGATCATCCCCTGCCCGCCGCTGACCAAGCTGCCGGAGGCTCATCCGCACGTGAAGGGCGTGGCCACCCTGCGCGGCAACTCGCTGTCGGTGATCGACCTGTCCCGCGCCATCGGCGAGATGCCCCTGGCCGACCCGGACGGCGGCTGCCTGATCGTCACCGAGATCAGCCGCTCGCGCCAGGGCCTGCACGTGCAGGCGGTGAGCCGCATCGTTCATTGCCTGAGCACCGACATCAAGCCGCCGCCGTTCGGTTCGGGCAACCGCTCGTTCATCACCGGCGTGACCCGGGTCGACAACACCCTGGTGCAGGTGCTGGACATCGAAAAGGTGATCCATGGCATCGCCCCGCCCCCGCACGAGCCACACCCGGGTGAAGTCAGCGAAGAGGATGCCAGCCTGCTGGCCGCCGCCAACATCCTGGTGGTGGACGACAGCCAGGTGGCGCTGCAACAGTCGGTGCATACCCTGCGTAACCTGGGTATCGAGTGTCACACCGCGCGCAGCGCCAAGGATGCGATCAACGTGCTGCTGGAGCTGCAAGGCACCGACAAGGAGATCAACATCATCGTCTCCGACATCGAGATGTCGGAGATGGACGGCTTCGCCTTCACCCGCACCTTGCGCGAGACGCCGGACTTCCAGCACCTGTACATCCTGCTGCACACCTCGCTGGACAGCGCGATGAGTGGCGACAAGGCCAAGCTGGCGGGGGCCAACGCCATCCTCACCAAGTTCTCCTCGCCGGAGCTGACCAACTGCCTGGTGACGGCGGCGCGGGCAGTGGTGTTCGAAGAACGCTGA
- a CDS encoding methyl-accepting chemotaxis protein — protein sequence MKCNMPVTGREVDYPGDANILSTTDLDSRITYANDDFLRVSGFTRDELLGQAHHVVRHPDMPPQAFAQMWQALKAGRSWMGLVKNRCKNGDHYWVSAFVSPISSGGQTLEYQSVRTKPSVAQVEAAERCYARLREGRRGWRERLPVPGLATRLSLGIAGLLAVVMGAGHWWLERPLLASLVEIGVAAGLSAGVILLLLRPLERLRRQALAIADNPLSQQLYTGRRDGLGQIEFAMRMLKAQLGAVVGRIGDTSSRLAGHSGSLVDALHSSHANSLEQQSEADQVATAIHQMSASVAQVASSAQMAAMAADQAEDETQSGHQLVDRNRCAIQDLAGSLVEASEVIQQLENHSSEISGVLDVIRGIAEQTNLLALNAAIEAARAGDQGRGFAVVADEVRGLAQRTAQSTHDIQRMIAALQDGARAAVLVMQQSSAHAGHSVEQAQLASDALDSISVRVNQINEMSLQIAAAVEQQSQVSENINRNIISIRQASEATVSVGQRSHSSASDVADLAKDLRRLADEFWRRCQ from the coding sequence ATGAAGTGCAATATGCCCGTTACCGGTCGCGAAGTGGATTACCCCGGCGATGCCAATATCCTCTCCACCACCGACCTGGACAGCCGCATCACCTACGCCAATGACGACTTCCTGCGGGTCAGTGGTTTCACCCGTGACGAGCTGTTGGGCCAGGCTCACCATGTGGTGCGCCACCCGGACATGCCGCCCCAGGCCTTTGCCCAGATGTGGCAGGCGCTCAAGGCCGGGCGTTCGTGGATGGGGCTGGTGAAGAACCGTTGCAAGAACGGTGATCACTACTGGGTCAGCGCGTTCGTCTCGCCGATCAGCAGCGGCGGGCAGACATTGGAATATCAGTCGGTGCGGACCAAGCCCAGCGTCGCGCAGGTCGAGGCGGCCGAGCGCTGTTACGCGCGGTTGCGCGAGGGACGGCGGGGCTGGCGCGAGCGGCTACCGGTGCCGGGGCTGGCGACACGGTTGTCGCTGGGTATAGCAGGGTTGTTGGCAGTGGTGATGGGGGCGGGGCACTGGTGGCTCGAGCGCCCGCTGTTGGCGTCGCTGGTGGAGATCGGCGTCGCGGCGGGCCTCAGCGCCGGGGTGATCCTGCTGTTGCTGCGCCCGCTCGAGCGCCTGCGCCGCCAGGCGCTGGCCATCGCCGACAATCCATTGAGCCAGCAGCTGTATACCGGTCGCCGCGACGGCCTGGGCCAGATCGAGTTCGCCATGCGCATGCTCAAGGCGCAGCTGGGGGCGGTGGTGGGGCGTATCGGCGACACCTCTTCACGTCTGGCCGGGCATTCCGGGTCGTTGGTCGACGCGCTGCACAGCAGTCATGCCAACAGCCTGGAGCAGCAGAGCGAGGCCGACCAGGTGGCCACGGCGATCCACCAGATGAGCGCCAGTGTCGCCCAGGTCGCCAGCAGCGCGCAGATGGCGGCGATGGCCGCCGACCAGGCCGAGGACGAGACGCAGTCTGGCCATCAGCTGGTCGACCGCAACCGCTGCGCGATCCAGGATCTGGCCGGGTCGTTGGTGGAAGCCAGCGAAGTGATCCAGCAGCTGGAGAACCACAGCAGCGAGATCTCCGGGGTGCTCGACGTGATCCGCGGCATCGCCGAGCAGACCAACCTGCTGGCCCTCAACGCCGCCATCGAGGCGGCGCGGGCCGGCGACCAGGGGCGCGGTTTCGCGGTGGTCGCCGACGAGGTGCGCGGCCTGGCCCAGCGCACCGCGCAGTCCACCCACGATATCCAGCGCATGATCGCCGCCCTGCAGGACGGCGCCCGTGCCGCGGTGCTGGTGATGCAGCAGAGCAGCGCCCATGCCGGGCACAGTGTCGAGCAGGCGCAACTGGCCAGCGACGCGCTGGACAGCATCAGCGTGCGGGTCAACCAGATCAACGAGATGAGCCTGCAGATCGCCGCGGCGGTGGAGCAGCAGAGCCAGGTGAGCGAGAACATCAACCGCAACATCATCAGCATCCGTCAGGCCAGCGAGGCGACGGTCAGTGTCGGGCAGCGCAGCCACAGCAGCGCCAGTGACGTGGCGGACCTGGCCAAGGACCTGCGGCGGCTGGCGGATGAGTTCTGGCGGCGCTGTCAGTAG
- the norR gene encoding nitric oxide reductase transcriptional regulator NorR: protein MTAKPLLTALLPLVSDLSCDLPDQERYRRLLQAMRGLLPCDAAALLRLDGEWLVPLAVDGLSADTLGRRFRVSEHPRFQALLSRPEPTRFASDSPLPDPYDGLVNATHADLEVHDCMGCPLMVDERPWGLLTLDALTPGQFQSLELDALQAFASLAAATVTVAERIEHLALRAEDEHQRAEVYRQASGQDRELIGQSKAHKQLVEEIRLVGGSDLTVLITGETGVGKELVAQALHSASNRANKPMISLNCAALPDTLVESELFGHVRGAFTGAHGERRGKFELANGGTLFLDEVGELPLAVQAKLLRVLQSGQLQRLGSDREHQVDVRLIAATNRDLAEEVRNGNYRADFYHRLSVYPLQVPPLRERGRDVLLLAGYFLEQNRSRLGLGSLRLSTDAQAALLVYDWPGNVRELEHLIGRSALKALGQHGQRPKILTLEAADLDLRNVAPAMRAEAEIPPVDAPLPEGGLREAMDDYQRQIVEACLKRHGDNWAAAARELGLDRANLSRLAKRLGLR, encoded by the coding sequence ATGACTGCAAAACCCCTGCTTACCGCCCTCCTCCCCCTGGTCAGCGACCTGTCCTGCGACCTGCCCGACCAGGAGCGCTACCGCCGCCTGCTGCAAGCCATGCGCGGCCTGCTGCCGTGCGACGCCGCAGCGTTGTTGCGCCTAGATGGCGAGTGGCTGGTGCCGCTGGCGGTCGACGGGCTGTCGGCGGACACCCTCGGTCGGCGCTTCCGGGTCAGCGAGCACCCACGCTTCCAGGCGCTGCTCAGCCGCCCGGAACCAACCCGCTTCGCCAGCGACAGCCCGTTGCCCGACCCCTACGACGGCTTGGTCAACGCCACCCACGCCGACCTCGAAGTGCATGACTGCATGGGTTGCCCTTTGATGGTCGACGAGCGCCCCTGGGGGCTGCTGACCCTCGACGCCCTCACCCCCGGCCAGTTCCAGAGCCTGGAGCTCGATGCCCTGCAAGCCTTCGCCAGCCTGGCCGCCGCCACCGTCACCGTGGCCGAACGCATCGAGCACCTGGCCCTGCGCGCCGAGGACGAGCACCAACGCGCCGAGGTGTACCGCCAGGCCAGCGGCCAGGACAGGGAACTGATCGGCCAGAGCAAGGCGCACAAGCAACTGGTCGAGGAAATCCGCCTGGTCGGCGGCAGCGACCTGACTGTGTTGATCACCGGCGAGACCGGCGTCGGCAAGGAGTTGGTGGCCCAGGCACTGCATAGCGCCAGCAACCGCGCCAACAAGCCGATGATCAGCCTGAACTGCGCCGCGCTGCCCGACACCCTGGTGGAAAGCGAGCTGTTCGGCCATGTGCGTGGTGCCTTCACCGGCGCCCACGGCGAACGGCGCGGCAAGTTCGAGCTGGCCAACGGCGGCACTCTGTTCCTCGATGAAGTCGGCGAATTGCCGCTGGCTGTACAGGCCAAGTTGTTGCGCGTGCTGCAGAGCGGCCAGTTGCAACGGCTGGGCTCTGACCGTGAGCACCAGGTGGATGTGCGCCTGATCGCCGCGACCAACCGCGACCTGGCGGAGGAAGTGCGCAACGGTAACTACCGGGCCGACTTCTATCACCGGCTGAGCGTCTATCCCCTGCAGGTACCGCCCCTGCGTGAACGGGGCCGCGATGTGCTGTTGCTGGCCGGATATTTCCTGGAGCAGAACCGCTCACGGCTGGGATTGGGCAGCCTGAGGCTCTCCACCGATGCCCAGGCCGCGCTGCTGGTCTATGACTGGCCGGGCAATGTGCGTGAGCTGGAGCACCTGATCGGCCGCTCGGCGCTCAAGGCGTTGGGGCAACACGGGCAGCGGCCGAAGATACTGACGCTGGAGGCGGCGGACCTGGATCTGCGCAATGTGGCGCCGGCCATGCGTGCCGAAGCAGAGATACCGCCCGTCGACGCGCCGCTGCCCGAGGGTGGGCTGCGCGAGGCCATGGATGATTATCAACGGCAGATCGTAGAAGCGTGCCTGAAGCGCCACGGGGACAACTGGGCGGCTGCGGCACGGGAGCTGGGGCTGGATCGGGCGAACCTGAGCCGGTTGGCCAAGCGCCTGGGGTTGCGTTGA
- the hmpA gene encoding NO-inducible flavohemoprotein, which translates to MLNAEQRAIIKATVPLLESGGEALTTHFYKLMLSEYPEVRPLFNQAHQASGDQPRALANGVLMYAKHIDQLEQLGDLVGQIINKHVALQILPEHYPIVGGCLLRAIEEVLGKDIATPEVIAAWAAAYGQLADILIGAEESLYKQKEEAAGGWRGARAFRLVRREQESSEVVSFYFAPVDGKPVIKAEPGQYIGLQLFIGGVEQRRNYSLSALCDGEQYRISVKREAEGKVSNYLHDELMVGATVQLFPPSGDFTLAASDKPLVLISGGVGITPTLAMLEAALKTERPVHFIHCARNGAVHAFRDWVDGLAAKHPQLKRFYCYAEDDGSRAADAVGLLDQDLLAEWMPRERDVDAYFLGPKGFMAAIKRQLKGLGVPEGQSRYEFFGPAAALE; encoded by the coding sequence ATGCTCAATGCCGAACAACGTGCAATCATCAAGGCCACTGTTCCCCTGCTGGAAAGCGGTGGCGAGGCGCTGACCACCCACTTCTACAAGCTGATGCTCAGCGAATACCCCGAAGTGCGCCCCCTGTTCAACCAGGCCCACCAGGCCAGTGGCGACCAGCCACGTGCCCTGGCCAACGGCGTGCTGATGTACGCCAAGCACATCGACCAGCTCGAACAGCTCGGTGACCTGGTCGGGCAGATCATCAACAAGCATGTGGCCTTGCAGATCCTGCCTGAGCACTACCCGATCGTCGGCGGTTGCCTGCTGCGTGCCATCGAAGAGGTGCTGGGCAAGGACATCGCCACCCCCGAGGTGATCGCCGCCTGGGCCGCCGCTTATGGACAGTTGGCGGATATCCTCATCGGCGCTGAAGAGAGCCTGTACAAGCAGAAGGAAGAAGCCGCCGGCGGCTGGCGCGGTGCCCGCGCATTCCGCCTGGTGCGCCGCGAACAGGAAAGCAGCGAGGTGGTCTCGTTCTACTTCGCCCCGGTAGACGGCAAGCCGGTCATCAAGGCCGAGCCGGGCCAGTACATTGGGCTGCAACTGTTCATCGGCGGCGTCGAGCAGCGTCGCAACTATTCCCTGTCGGCCCTGTGCGACGGTGAACAGTACCGCATCAGCGTCAAGCGCGAGGCTGAAGGCAAGGTTTCCAACTACCTCCACGACGAACTGATGGTGGGGGCGACGGTGCAGTTGTTCCCACCTTCCGGTGACTTCACCCTGGCCGCCAGCGACAAGCCGCTGGTGTTGATCAGCGGTGGCGTGGGCATCACCCCGACGCTGGCCATGCTCGAGGCGGCGCTGAAGACCGAGCGGCCGGTGCACTTCATCCACTGCGCGCGCAATGGCGCGGTGCATGCGTTCCGTGACTGGGTCGACGGGCTGGCCGCGAAGCATCCACAGCTCAAGCGCTTCTATTGCTACGCCGAGGACGACGGCAGCCGCGCCGCGGATGCGGTGGGCCTGCTGGACCAGGATCTGCTGGCCGAGTGGATGCCGCGCGAGCGCGATGTCGATGCCTATTTCCTCGGGCCCAAGGGTTTCATGGCGGCGATCAAGCGTCAGCTCAAAGGGTTGGGCGTGCCGGAAGGGCAGAGCCGTTATGAATTCTTCGGGCCGGCGGCGGCGCTGGAGTAA
- a CDS encoding YkgJ family cysteine cluster protein, with protein sequence MSDSIRFACTGCGKCCTGHHVPLTLDESRQWAASGGQVVVLIEGFIVDGLGMPADQREHVLRRSHPVPCGAGELRVSVTFAAFNPGRCRNLDANDLCTIYDTRPLVCRIYPAEINPHLPLRPENKDCPPEAWEQGPELIHGSLPVDAGLRALIDASRQADRDDIAAKVAICQALGMTTSALKGNGFTAWLPDMAAFAAVLGQAPQTVDAPWRVHVQDEALATELTDHHLQVTGEAPVYYAFIGF encoded by the coding sequence GTGAGTGACAGCATTCGTTTCGCCTGTACCGGCTGCGGCAAGTGCTGCACCGGCCACCATGTGCCACTGACCCTCGATGAATCGCGCCAGTGGGCTGCGTCTGGTGGCCAAGTAGTAGTGTTGATCGAGGGGTTCATCGTCGATGGGCTCGGCATGCCGGCCGATCAACGCGAACATGTGTTGCGCCGGTCCCACCCCGTGCCTTGCGGCGCGGGCGAACTGCGCGTGTCGGTGACCTTCGCCGCCTTCAACCCGGGGCGTTGCCGCAACCTCGACGCCAACGACCTGTGCACCATCTATGACACCCGCCCGCTGGTGTGCCGGATCTACCCGGCCGAGATCAACCCGCACCTGCCACTGCGGCCGGAAAACAAGGACTGCCCGCCCGAGGCCTGGGAGCAAGGGCCGGAGTTGATCCATGGCAGCCTGCCGGTGGATGCCGGGCTGCGGGCATTGATCGACGCGTCGCGCCAGGCGGACCGGGACGACATCGCCGCCAAAGTGGCGATCTGCCAGGCGCTGGGGATGACCACCAGCGCGTTGAAGGGTAATGGGTTTACCGCGTGGTTGCCGGATATGGCGGCGTTTGCCGCAGTGCTGGGGCAGGCGCCACAGACCGTCGACGCCCCTTGGAGGGTGCATGTCCAGGACGAGGCGCTGGCCACCGAGCTAACGGATCATCATCTGCAAGTGACGGGCGAAGCACCGGTCTACTACGCATTCATCGGTTTCTAA